A single Cucumis melo cultivar AY chromosome 4, USDA_Cmelo_AY_1.0, whole genome shotgun sequence DNA region contains:
- the LOC103487045 gene encoding protein transport protein SEC13 homolog B: MSSQKIETGHQDMVHDVQMDYYGKRIATASSDFTIKIVSVSKNSGSQILATLNGHKGPVWQVAWAHPKFGSMVASSSYDGQVIIWKEGNQNQWSQAHVFSAHKSSVNSIAWAPHELGLCLACGSSDGSISVFIARSDGGWDNNPIEQAHPVGVTSVSWGPTTAPGSLVGSSSEDPVWKLASGGFDSTVKVWTLKDGSWRRDSSLSLQMHTDWVRDVAWSPNLGLQKSTIASGSQDGTVIIWSTKEGGKWDATLMNDFKTPIWKVSWSLTGDLLAVSDGNNHITLWKEAASGKWQQVTTVEP, encoded by the coding sequence ATGTCTTCGCAAAAGATTGAAACTGGCCATCAAGATATGGTTCATGATGTACAAATGGATTACTATGGCAAACGCATAGCGACAGCTTCCTCTGATTTTACCATTAAAATTGTTAGCGTTAGCAAAAACTCTGGTTCGCAAATCTTAGCTACCTTGAATGGTCATAAAGGCCCAGTTTGGCAAGTTGCTTGGGCACACCCTAAGTTTGGTTCAATGGTAGCTTCCAGCTCTTACGACGGTCAAGTGATAATCTGGAAGGAAGGAAATCAAAATCAATGGTCTCAGGCTCATGTTTTTAGTGCACACAAGTCTTCGGTGAACTCTATTGCCTGGGCACCACATGAACTTGGCCTCTGTTTGGCCTGTGGATCATCTGATGGAAGTATATCGGTTTTTATTGCCAGATCTGATGGTGGCTGGGACAATAATCCAATTGAACAAGCCCACCCTGTTGGAGTAACCTCAGTTTCATGGGGCCCTACGACCGCTCCTGGTTCCTTAGTTGGATCCAGCTCAGAGGACCCTGTTTGGAAGCTAGCTTCCGGGGGCTTTGATAGTACAGTGAAGGTTTGGACACTCAAAGATGGAAGCTGGAGGAGGGATTCCTCCCTTTCCCTTCAGATGCACACTGATTGGGTGAGGGACGTGGCTTGGTCACCAAACCTAGGGCTTCAAAAATCCACCATTGCAAGTGGTTCTCAGGATGGTACAGTGATTATTTGGTCAACAAAGGAAGGAGGGAAATGGGATGCTACACTGATGAATGATTTTAAGACTCCCATCTGGAAGGTTTCGTGGTCATTGACTGGAGACTTGTTGGCTGTTTCTGATGGGAATAACCACATTACTTTGTGGAAAGAAGCAGCCAGTGGTAAATGGCAGCAAGTAACTACAGTTGAGCCTTAG
- the LOC103487044 gene encoding uncharacterized protein LOC103487044 — protein MAASARAFFLSRVTDFSIKPRLPPQPPPLPSFSYSHLTLQRRRFPSTSGATTVSCLVSGVDGGGVSDDFVSTRKLKFDRGFSVIANMLKRIEPLHTSDISKGVSDVAKDSMKQTISSMLGLLPSDQFSVTVRVSKSPLHNLLSSSIITGYTLWNAEYRLSLMRNFDISPDNLMGLDRSKPLEVSDIEENLVGVDSNMEDLDTRPRLLSDLPPEALKYIEQLQTELSNLKDELNAQKQENFQIEHGRGNRNDLLEYLRSLDSNMVTELCKPSTSEVEEIIHELVGNILQRFFKDDASSSFIEDSSVADLEKLADAGDEFCDTVGTSRDYLAKLLFWCMLLGHHLRSLENRLQLSCVVGLL, from the exons ATGGCGGCCTCTGCTCGTGCCTTCTTCCTTTCTCGTGTCACTGACTTTTCAATTAAGCCCCGTCTACCTCCCCAACCGCCGCCCTTGCCTTCTTTCTCCTATTCACATCTCACCCTTCAACGGCGCCGTTTTCCCTCTACGTCTGGTGCAACCACTGTTAGCTGCCTTGTCTCCGGTGTTGATGGTGGTGGAGTTTCCGATGACTTTGTTTCCACCCGGAAGTTGAAATTCGATCGCGGATTCTCCGTAATCGCTAATATGCTTAAGCGGATTGAGCCGCTTCATACATCCGATATTTCCAAGGGTGTTTCTGATGTTGCTAAGGATTCTATGAAGCAAACTATTTCTTCAATGTTGGGTTTGCTTCCTTCTGATCAGTTCTCGGTCACCGTTAGGGTTTCCAAAAGCCCTCTCCATAATCTCCTCTCTTCATCAATCATCACCGG GTACACTTTGTGGAACGCGGAGTATCGGTTGTCTTTGATGAGGAATTTCGATATCTCGCCCGATAATTTGATGGGCTTGGACAGGTCGAAGCCACTGGAAGTTTCGGATATTGAGGAGAATCTGGTAGGCGTTGATTCCAATATGGAGGATTTGGATACGAGGCCTCGTCTCTTGTCCGATTTGCCACCCGAGGCCTTGAAGTACATCGAACAGTTGCAAACGGAATTATCAAATCTTAAGGAT GAACTCAATGCTCAGAAGCAAGAAAATTTCCAGATAGAACATGGCAGAGGAAACAGAAACGATCTGTTGGAATATCTACGGTCGTTGGATTCCAATATG GTGACTGAACTCTGCAAACCATCTACGTCAGAGGTGGAGGAAATCATTCACGAACTTGTTGGAAACATATTGCAAAGGTTCTTCAAAGATGATGCTAGCTCTAGTTTCATTGAGGATTCGAGTGTGGCAGATTTAGAGAAACTTGCAGATGCTGGCGATGAGTTTTGTGATACTGTAGGCACTTCTCGGGATTACCTAGCAAAGCTTTTATTCTG GTGTATGTTATTGGGGCATCACTTGAGAAGCTTGGAGAATAGGTTGCAGTTAAGCTGTGTCGTTGGGTTGTTATGA
- the LOC103487043 gene encoding putative cyclic nucleotide-gated ion channel 8 isoform X1: protein MFDCGGYKSQYIGGHKEKFVRLDDLDSNLSVPSGTSKMKKCRFNLEGLPLPFISRSKPQNASKSFRMGVQRSSDGIKTLGRSLRSGVSKVIFPEDLKVSEQKIFDPQDKSLLFWNKLFVLCCILAVSVDPLFFYLPVFNHASYCLGMDTQLAVTTTTVRTAIDVFYLIRMGFQFRTAYIAPSSRVFGRGELVIDPTEIAQRYLQRYFIADFLSVLPLPQLVVWRFLHRSKGSEVLATKQALLNIVFLQYIPRFIRFIPLNIELKKTAGVFAESAWAGAAYYLLLYMLASHIAGAFWYLLAVERNDACWRQACRSSGKCNINYLYCGNKHMAGYKDWRNISVEVLTKKCTALGDNLPFNYGIYTQAISSGIVQSRTFFSKFCYCLWWGLQNLSTLGQGLLTSTYPGEVIFSILIAISGLLLFALLIGNMQTYLQSLTVRLEEMRIKRRDSEQWMHHRLLPPDLREKVRRYDQYKWLETRGVDEESLVQSLPKDLRRDIKRHLCLNLVRRVPLFANMDERLLDAICERLKPTLYTENTYIVREGDPVDEMLFIIRGRLESVTTDGGRSGFYNRGILKEGDFCGEELLTWALDPKSGSNLPSSTRTVHALTEVEAFALEAEELKFVASQFRRLHSRQVQHTFRFYSQQWRTWASCFIQAAWRRYLKRKIAELRRKEEEEEDAAAVAAAYSTTRLGATILASRFAANALRGHRMRNVSGKSLISLQKPAEPDFSVYKGD, encoded by the exons ATGTTCGATTGTGGTGGATACAAGTCGCAGTACATCGGTGGTCACAAGGAGAAATTCGTGAG GTTGGATGATTTGGATTCGAATTTGTCAGTGCCCTCGGGAACAAGCAAAATGAAGAAATGCCGATTCAATCTAGAAGGTCTCCCATTGCCATTCATCAGCCGTTCGAAGCCACAAAACGCGTCGAAATCTTTCCGAATGGGAGTTCAAAGAAGCTCCGACGGAATCAAAACCCTAGGTCGATCACTCCGCTCCGGCGTGTCCAAAGTCATCTTCCCGGAGGATCTAAAAGTGTCGGAACAGAAAATCTTCGATCCACAGGACAAATCGCTCCTCTTCTGGAACAAACTATTCGTGTTGTGCTGTATCCTCGCCGTCTCTGTTGATCCGTTGTTCTTCTACCTCCCTGTGTTCAACCATGCCTCTTACTGCCTCGGAATGGACACTCAGCTCGCCGTCACGACCACCACCGTGCGTACGGCTATCGATGTTTTCTACTTGATTCGGATGGGGTTTCAGTTCCGAACGGCTTACATTGCGCCGTCGTCTAGGGTGTTTGGTCGGGGCGAGCTTGTGATTGATCCGACGGAGATCGCCCAGCGGTATCTTCAGCGCTACTTTATTGCTGATTTTCTATCTGTTCTTCCTCTTCCTCAG TTAGTGGTGTGGAGATTTCTTCACAGATCAAAAGGATCAGAAGTTTTGGCAACAAAACAAGCATTGTTAAACATAGTGTTTCTTCAGTATATTCCAAGATTTATTAGATTTATACCTTTGAACATAGAGCTTAAGAAGACAGCAGGTGTTTTTGCTGAAAGTGCTTGGGCTGGTGCTGCTTACTATCTCCTCTTATACATGCTTGCCAGTCAT ATAGCAGGAGCATTCTGGTACTTGCTTGCAGTGGAGAGGAACGATGCATGTTGGCGGCAAGCATGCAGAAGCAGTGGAAAGTGCAACATTAACTATTTGTATTGTGGGAATAAGCACATGGCTGGGTATAAAGATTGGAGAAATATAAGCGTTGAAGTTCTCACCAAGAAATGCACTGCCTTGGGAGATAATTTGCCTTTCAACTATGGCATTTACACTCAGGCCATTTCCTCTGGCATTGTTCAATCCAGGACTTTCTTCTCCAAGTTCTGCTATTGCCTGTGGTGGGGCTTGCAAAATTTAAG TACACTTGGTCAAGGGCTGCTCACTAGTACTTATCCTGGGGAGGTTATCTTTTCTATCCTAATTGCAATTTCTGGGCTCCTCCTTTTTGCACTCTTGATTGGAAACATGCAG ACGTATCTTCAATCTCTAACAGTCCGACTTGAAGAGATGCGCATCAAGAGGAGAGACTCTGAGCAATGGATGCACCATCGACTGCTTCCGCCAGACTTGAGAGAAAAGGTTAGGCGCTACGATCAGTACAAATGGCTTGAAACTAGAGGTGTTGATGAAGAGAGCTTGGTTCAGAGTCTGCCTAAAGATCTTAGGAGAGACATCAAACGACATCTCTGTCTCAATTTGGTTAGAAGG GTCCCATTATTTGCAAACATGGACGAACGTCTCCTAGACGCAATATGCGAGAGGCTAAAACCAACATTATACACTGAGAACACATACATAGTACGAGAAGGCGACCCAGTTGACGAAATGCTCTTCATAATCCGCGGCCGTCTAGAGAGCGTCACCACCGACGGTGGCCGTAGCGGCTTCTACAACCGCGGCATATTAAAAGAAGGCGATTTCTGTGGTGAAGAGCTTTTAACCTGGGCTCTCGATCCCAAATCCGGCTCCAACCTCCCTTCCTCCACTCGCACCGTCCATGCTCTAACCGAGGTCGAAGCCTTCGCCTTAGAGGCCGAGGAACTCAAATTCGTAGCCAGCCAGTTCCGTCGCCTCCACAGTCGTCAAGTTCAACACACCTTCAGATTCTACTCCCAGCAGTGGCGAACTTGGGCGTCGTGTTTCATACAGGCAGCGTGGCGGCGGTATTTAAAACGGAAAATCGCGGAGCTGCGACGGAAGGAAGAGGAGGAAGAGGATGCGGCGGCGGTTGCGGCGGCGTATAGTACGACGAGACTTGGGGCCACGATTTTGGCGTCGAGATTTGCGGCGAATGCGCTTAGAGGACATCGAATGAGAAATGTGAGTGGGAAGAGCTTGATTAGCTTGCAGAAGCCGGCGGAACCTGATTTTTCTGTTTATAAAGGAGATTAA
- the LOC103487043 gene encoding putative cyclic nucleotide-gated ion channel 8 isoform X2: protein MKKCRFNLEGLPLPFISRSKPQNASKSFRMGVQRSSDGIKTLGRSLRSGVSKVIFPEDLKVSEQKIFDPQDKSLLFWNKLFVLCCILAVSVDPLFFYLPVFNHASYCLGMDTQLAVTTTTVRTAIDVFYLIRMGFQFRTAYIAPSSRVFGRGELVIDPTEIAQRYLQRYFIADFLSVLPLPQLVVWRFLHRSKGSEVLATKQALLNIVFLQYIPRFIRFIPLNIELKKTAGVFAESAWAGAAYYLLLYMLASHIAGAFWYLLAVERNDACWRQACRSSGKCNINYLYCGNKHMAGYKDWRNISVEVLTKKCTALGDNLPFNYGIYTQAISSGIVQSRTFFSKFCYCLWWGLQNLSTLGQGLLTSTYPGEVIFSILIAISGLLLFALLIGNMQTYLQSLTVRLEEMRIKRRDSEQWMHHRLLPPDLREKVRRYDQYKWLETRGVDEESLVQSLPKDLRRDIKRHLCLNLVRRVPLFANMDERLLDAICERLKPTLYTENTYIVREGDPVDEMLFIIRGRLESVTTDGGRSGFYNRGILKEGDFCGEELLTWALDPKSGSNLPSSTRTVHALTEVEAFALEAEELKFVASQFRRLHSRQVQHTFRFYSQQWRTWASCFIQAAWRRYLKRKIAELRRKEEEEEDAAAVAAAYSTTRLGATILASRFAANALRGHRMRNVSGKSLISLQKPAEPDFSVYKGD from the exons ATGAAGAAATGCCGATTCAATCTAGAAGGTCTCCCATTGCCATTCATCAGCCGTTCGAAGCCACAAAACGCGTCGAAATCTTTCCGAATGGGAGTTCAAAGAAGCTCCGACGGAATCAAAACCCTAGGTCGATCACTCCGCTCCGGCGTGTCCAAAGTCATCTTCCCGGAGGATCTAAAAGTGTCGGAACAGAAAATCTTCGATCCACAGGACAAATCGCTCCTCTTCTGGAACAAACTATTCGTGTTGTGCTGTATCCTCGCCGTCTCTGTTGATCCGTTGTTCTTCTACCTCCCTGTGTTCAACCATGCCTCTTACTGCCTCGGAATGGACACTCAGCTCGCCGTCACGACCACCACCGTGCGTACGGCTATCGATGTTTTCTACTTGATTCGGATGGGGTTTCAGTTCCGAACGGCTTACATTGCGCCGTCGTCTAGGGTGTTTGGTCGGGGCGAGCTTGTGATTGATCCGACGGAGATCGCCCAGCGGTATCTTCAGCGCTACTTTATTGCTGATTTTCTATCTGTTCTTCCTCTTCCTCAG TTAGTGGTGTGGAGATTTCTTCACAGATCAAAAGGATCAGAAGTTTTGGCAACAAAACAAGCATTGTTAAACATAGTGTTTCTTCAGTATATTCCAAGATTTATTAGATTTATACCTTTGAACATAGAGCTTAAGAAGACAGCAGGTGTTTTTGCTGAAAGTGCTTGGGCTGGTGCTGCTTACTATCTCCTCTTATACATGCTTGCCAGTCAT ATAGCAGGAGCATTCTGGTACTTGCTTGCAGTGGAGAGGAACGATGCATGTTGGCGGCAAGCATGCAGAAGCAGTGGAAAGTGCAACATTAACTATTTGTATTGTGGGAATAAGCACATGGCTGGGTATAAAGATTGGAGAAATATAAGCGTTGAAGTTCTCACCAAGAAATGCACTGCCTTGGGAGATAATTTGCCTTTCAACTATGGCATTTACACTCAGGCCATTTCCTCTGGCATTGTTCAATCCAGGACTTTCTTCTCCAAGTTCTGCTATTGCCTGTGGTGGGGCTTGCAAAATTTAAG TACACTTGGTCAAGGGCTGCTCACTAGTACTTATCCTGGGGAGGTTATCTTTTCTATCCTAATTGCAATTTCTGGGCTCCTCCTTTTTGCACTCTTGATTGGAAACATGCAG ACGTATCTTCAATCTCTAACAGTCCGACTTGAAGAGATGCGCATCAAGAGGAGAGACTCTGAGCAATGGATGCACCATCGACTGCTTCCGCCAGACTTGAGAGAAAAGGTTAGGCGCTACGATCAGTACAAATGGCTTGAAACTAGAGGTGTTGATGAAGAGAGCTTGGTTCAGAGTCTGCCTAAAGATCTTAGGAGAGACATCAAACGACATCTCTGTCTCAATTTGGTTAGAAGG GTCCCATTATTTGCAAACATGGACGAACGTCTCCTAGACGCAATATGCGAGAGGCTAAAACCAACATTATACACTGAGAACACATACATAGTACGAGAAGGCGACCCAGTTGACGAAATGCTCTTCATAATCCGCGGCCGTCTAGAGAGCGTCACCACCGACGGTGGCCGTAGCGGCTTCTACAACCGCGGCATATTAAAAGAAGGCGATTTCTGTGGTGAAGAGCTTTTAACCTGGGCTCTCGATCCCAAATCCGGCTCCAACCTCCCTTCCTCCACTCGCACCGTCCATGCTCTAACCGAGGTCGAAGCCTTCGCCTTAGAGGCCGAGGAACTCAAATTCGTAGCCAGCCAGTTCCGTCGCCTCCACAGTCGTCAAGTTCAACACACCTTCAGATTCTACTCCCAGCAGTGGCGAACTTGGGCGTCGTGTTTCATACAGGCAGCGTGGCGGCGGTATTTAAAACGGAAAATCGCGGAGCTGCGACGGAAGGAAGAGGAGGAAGAGGATGCGGCGGCGGTTGCGGCGGCGTATAGTACGACGAGACTTGGGGCCACGATTTTGGCGTCGAGATTTGCGGCGAATGCGCTTAGAGGACATCGAATGAGAAATGTGAGTGGGAAGAGCTTGATTAGCTTGCAGAAGCCGGCGGAACCTGATTTTTCTGTTTATAAAGGAGATTAA
- the LOC103487042 gene encoding ubiquitin receptor RAD23b-like, whose amino-acid sequence MKLTVKTLKGSHFQIEVQPTDTVLGVKKNIENVQGKDSYPCGQQLLIHNGKVLKDETTLTENKITEDGFLVVMLSKSKAPGSTGSSSTQTTTNVPTTTPTPNSTSIPEAPTQPAASRNVAISDVPTANAQIDTYGQAASNLVSGNNLEQTIQEIMDMGGGSWDRETVTRALRAAYNNPERAVDYLYSGIPETAEVAAPVARPPTSQPMEAGGATAPPVSGGPNSSPLNMFPQESLAAAAGGGGGSLGSLEFLRNNPQFQALRSMVQANPQILQAMLQELGKQNPQLLRLIQDHQAEFLQLINEPLEGFEGDLFDQPDQDMPHAINVTPAEQQAIERLEAMGFDRDQVIEAFLACDRNEELAANYLLEHGGEFED is encoded by the exons ATGAAGCTTACGGTTAAGACCCTCAAAGGAAGTCACTTTCAAATTGAGGTTCAACCTACAGACACC GTATTGGGTGTAAAGAAGAACATTGAGAATGTACAAGGAAAAGATAGTTATCCTTGCGGTCAGCAATTGTTAATCCACAACGGGAAGGTTTTAAAAGATGAAACAACGTTGACAGAGAACAAGATTACCGAAGATGGTTTTCTTGTTGTTATGCTTAGTAAG AGTAAAGCACCTGGTTCAACTGGGTCATCATCTACTCAG ACAACGACTAATGTTCCTACAACTACTCCAACACCAAATTCTACTTCAATCCCTGAAGCTCCTACACAACCAGC AGCCTCCAGGAACGTTGCTATTTCAGATGTGCCAACTGCTAA TGCTCAAATTGATACATATGGACAAGCTGCGTCAAATTTAGTTTCTGGAAACAATCTTGAGCAGACCATTCAAGAAATAATGGATATGGGTGGTGGCAGCTGGGATAGAGAAACAGTCACTCGTGCACTTCGAGCAGCCTATAATAATCCTGAGCGGGCAGTAGATTATTTGTACTCT GGTATTCCAGAAACCGCAGAAGTTGCAGCCCCTGTGGCTCGTCCACCAACTAGCCAGCCTATGGAAGCAGGTGGTGCGACCGCTCCTCCTGTTTCTGGAGGTCCCAACTCGTCCCCCCTCAACATGTTTCCGCAG GAGTCCCTTGCTGCCGCTGCTGGTGGTGGTGGAGGAAGCCTTGGATCTCTTGAGTTCCTTAGGAACAACCCACAG TTTCAAGCATTGCGGTCTATGGTGCAAGCAAATCCACAAATATTACAG GCTATGCTTCAGGAGCTTGGGAAGCAGAACCCTCAACTCTTGAGATTGATCCAGGACCATCAAGCAGAGTTCCTCCAGTTAATAAATGAGCCTCTTGAGGGCTTTGAAGG GGATCTGTTTGACCAGCCTGATCAAGACATGCCTCATGCTATCAATGTCACACCAGCTGAGCAGCAAGCAATCGAACGA TTGGAAGCAATGGGGTTtgatagggatcaagtcattgAGGCCTTTTTAGCTTGTGATCGCAATGAGGAATTGGCTGCCAACTATCTTTTGGAACATGGTGGCGAATTTGAGGATTAA
- the LOC103487040 gene encoding uncharacterized protein LOC103487040, translating to METKIIGDNNSLSVPENYNLFISLINEYVAEKMRDEQRIVILKRRIEDLRSQLEATNVEIENAKRARETTQQELKGCEVELSMNKASVQTLEIRISVLQSEIATTASELESLKCEENFSSDQIINHLFALNKKIRKFQEELYMKNVGFLKNATEESHQPEEDNNKNSSLSVEERLIRVITEITHGEEDCMTEEQILREDRETKIYLEQRRAAMLMMVKGQTELEAAVKLNSGFELTYDHISEELLKSCICPQCFKDNTDALDNIPQ from the exons ATGGAGACCAAAATCATTGGCGATAACAACTCGTTGAGTGTACCCGAAAATTATAACCTGTTTATCTCCTTGATCAACGAATATGTGGCTGAGAAAATGCGAGATG AGCAAAGAATTGTTATCTTGAAGAGGAGAATTGAAGATCTGCGATCTCAGCTTGAAGCCACCAATGTGGAAATCGAAAATGCCAAGCGCGCCAGAGAAACCACTCAACAGGAACTTAAAGGATGTGAGGTTGAATTGTCTATGAATAAAGCTTCAGTTCAGACTCTCGAg ATAAGGATTTCTGTACTACAAAGTGAAATTGCAACTACTGCGTCTGAGTTGGAGTCTCTTAAG TGTGAAGAAAATTTCTCAAG CGACCAGATTATCAATCATTTGTTTGCCCTTAACAAAAAGATCAG GAAATTTCAAGAAGAACTGTACATGAAAAATGTGGGGTTTCTTAAAAATGCTACAG AAGAATCCCATCAACCTGAGGAAGATAATAACAAAAATTCTTCTCTATCTGTCGAGGAAAGGCTTATCAGAGTAATAACAGAAATAACCCATGGAGAGGAAGATTGCATGACAGAAGAACAAATTTTACGTGAG GATCGGGAAACAAAGATTTATCTAGAGCAAAGGAGGGCTGCAATGTTGATGATGGTGAAAGGGCAAACAGAATTGGAAGCTGCCGT TAAGCTGAATTCTGGATTTGAACTGACATATGATCATATCAGTGAAGAACTGCTGAAAAGTTGCATTTGCCCCCAATGTTTCAAAGACAATACGGATGCCTTGGACAACATTCCTCAG
- the LOC103487041 gene encoding type IV inositol polyphosphate 5-phosphatase 7-like, producing MEGENQKSKSSRFLKYWFTTGKHKKPDPCYPNNEISDGDDYESENFLGKVLSQSVDMGPCKLTNELRIFVGTWNVAGRSPIGSLAVDLDDWLNLKDAADLYVLGFQEIVPLKTRTVVGAEDTTKATNWNLLIGKILNDKYGCPWLTPTMMNEATGDGDYTRNTDLKRPMRFAGGDQTPIKFQGRIPANRVMGGSRYVLLASKKMVGVFISVWIRRDLVRKYYISNVKVCSVACGIMGYLGNKGSVSVSMSIEGTSFCFVAAHLASGEKKGDERRRNHQVSEIFRRTFFARSPKDDEYPNPHHPPLTILGHDQIFWFGDLNYRLYLEDSFARQLIKKQDWEALQGFDQLRKEQEAGGVFQGWREGNIEFAPTYKYSSSNCNRYSGGPLRRTGEKQRTPAWCDRILWYGKGVRQLSYFRSESKFSDHRPVSAQFLAQIDLLETTNPRVIALSKFLPSIPSPKQTEKGETNEESKSTLAALMVKDREESSPCLRNS from the exons ATGGAAGGGGAGAATCAGAAGTCTAAATCCAGTAGGTTCCTCAAGTACTGGTTCACTACTGGAAAGCACAAGAAACCCGACCCATGTTATCCCAACAATGAGATTTCTG ATGGAGATGATTACGAAAGTGAAAACTTTCTGGGGAAGGTCCTTTCTCAGTCGGTTGACATGGGTCCATGCAAATTAACAAATGAATTAAG AATCTTTGTGGGTACTTGGAATGTCGCCGGGAGATCGCCGATCGGAAGCTTAGCAGTCGACTTAGACGATTGGCTCAACCTCAAAGATGCTGCAGATTTGTACGTTCTTGG GTTTCAAGAGATTGTACCGTTAAAAACAAGGACAGTGGTCGGAGCAGAGGACACAACCAAAGCAACAAACTGGAACTTACTGATCGGAAAAATTCTGAACGACAAATATGGATGCCCATGGCTAACACCAACGATGATGAACGAAGCCACCGGCGACGGGGACTACACAAGAAACACAGACCTTAAGAGACCGATGAGGTTCGCCGGCGGAGATCAAACTCCGATCAAATTCCAGGGCAGAATTCCGGCGAACAGGGTAATGGGAGGGAGCAGATACGTATTGTTGGCAAGCAAGAAGATGGTGGGAGTGTTTATAAGCGTATGGATAAGAAGAGATTTGGTGAGGAAATATTACATATCGAACGTGAAGGTTTGTTCAGTGGCCTGTGGAATAATGGGTTATTTAGGGAATAAAGGGTCGGTTTCGGTGAGTATGTCAATTGAGGGGACAAGTTTTTGCTTCGTGGCGGCACATTTGGCTTCCGGAGAGAAAAAGGGGGACGAGCGGCGGAGAAACCACCAGGTGTCGGAGATATTCCGGCGAACATTTTTCGCCAGATCGCCTAAAGATGATGAGTATCCAAATCCACATCATCCTCCTCTCACCATCTTAGGACATGA TCAAATATTTTGGTTTGGGGATCTGAACTATAGGCTGTATTTAGAGGACAGTTTTGCGAGGCAGTTGATTAAGAAACAAGACTGGGAAGCATTGCAAGGGTTTGATCAGCTACGGAAAGAACAAGAAGCTGGTGGAGTATTTCAAGGATGGAGAGAAGGGAATATAGAGTTTGCCCCTACTTACAAGTATTCTTCATCAAATTGCAATCGCTATTCAGGTGGTCCTCTAAGAAGGACAGGAGAGAAGCAAAGAACTCCAGCATG GTGTGACAGAATTCTATGGTATGGAAAAGGAGTGAGGCAACTCTCGTATTTCAGAAGTGAGAGTAAGTTCTCTGATCACAGGCCAGTCTCTGCCCAATTTTTAGCACAGATTGACCTGCTGGAAACCACAAATCCAAGAGTTATTGCTCTCAGCAAATTTCTTCCCTCCATACCTTCTCCCAAACAGACG GAGAAGGGGGAAACTAATGAAGAATCAAAATCTACCCTGGCAGCATTGATGGTAAAGGATAGGGAGGAATCATCACCATGCTTGCGAAATTCATAG